In a genomic window of Nostoc sp. UHCC 0870:
- the cysS gene encoding cysteine--tRNA ligase codes for MTLTIYNTLTRRQEPFETVEPGKVKMYCCGVTVYDYCHLGHARSYIVWDTIRRYLIWRGFEVTYIQNFTDIDDKILNRAKEQGSTMEAVSNRFIDAYFEDIRRLNVMDADEYPRVTEHIPEIHELIQILEQKGLAYAVGGDVYYRVERFPNYGKLSGRELEQMQAGASGRLDADESEVKKQHPFDFALWKGAKPGEPAWSSPWGEGRPGWHIECSAMIRSKLGKTIDIHGGGGDLIFPHHENEIAQSEAAMNQPLARYWTHNGMVMVDGQKMSKSLGNFITIRELLDGVGNWKDQPVNPMAVRLFVLQAHYRKPLDFTEDAIATAENSWKTLKEGLLFGYQYGEKLGWSEESSMIPELVARFQELGDDDFNFSGGLAVVFELAKDLRREGNILVHEGTTKTPADELHRQWYTLVTLAKILGLEATLDDETLTKDGLSDAEIEALIQQRQDARKSKNFAESDRIRNELQAQGITLIDSPQGTRWHRG; via the coding sequence ATGACCCTAACCATTTACAATACCCTCACTCGTCGGCAAGAACCTTTTGAAACTGTAGAACCAGGAAAGGTTAAGATGTATTGCTGCGGTGTGACAGTTTATGACTATTGCCATTTGGGTCATGCACGTTCTTACATCGTTTGGGATACGATTCGCCGTTATTTGATCTGGCGTGGTTTTGAAGTTACCTACATCCAAAATTTTACTGATATCGACGATAAGATTCTCAACCGCGCTAAAGAACAAGGTTCAACGATGGAAGCGGTCTCTAACCGCTTTATTGATGCTTATTTTGAAGATATCCGCCGCTTAAATGTCATGGATGCGGATGAGTATCCCCGCGTTACTGAGCATATTCCCGAAATTCATGAACTGATTCAGATTTTAGAACAAAAAGGTCTAGCCTACGCTGTGGGTGGAGATGTTTATTACCGTGTAGAACGCTTTCCTAATTATGGCAAACTCTCAGGCAGAGAACTGGAGCAAATGCAAGCTGGTGCTAGCGGTCGGTTAGATGCAGATGAATCAGAAGTTAAAAAGCAACACCCCTTTGATTTTGCTTTGTGGAAGGGCGCAAAACCAGGCGAACCAGCATGGAGTTCTCCTTGGGGTGAAGGTCGTCCGGGATGGCATATTGAATGCTCGGCGATGATTCGCTCTAAATTAGGAAAGACCATTGATATTCATGGTGGTGGTGGAGATTTGATTTTTCCGCACCATGAAAATGAAATTGCTCAGTCAGAAGCAGCCATGAATCAACCATTGGCGCGTTATTGGACACATAACGGTATGGTAATGGTTGATGGTCAAAAAATGTCTAAATCATTGGGTAATTTCATCACCATTCGGGAATTACTAGATGGGGTAGGAAATTGGAAAGATCAGCCAGTCAACCCGATGGCGGTGAGATTGTTTGTCTTACAGGCACATTATCGCAAGCCTTTAGATTTTACCGAAGATGCGATCGCCACTGCGGAAAATAGCTGGAAAACCCTGAAAGAAGGGTTACTTTTTGGCTATCAATACGGTGAAAAACTGGGATGGAGTGAAGAATCATCAATGATTCCCGAACTAGTCGCCCGCTTTCAAGAATTAGGCGATGATGATTTTAACTTCTCTGGTGGTTTGGCGGTTGTATTTGAATTAGCTAAAGACTTGCGCCGCGAAGGAAATATTTTGGTGCATGAAGGAACAACTAAAACCCCAGCCGATGAACTCCACCGCCAGTGGTATACCTTAGTTACCTTGGCTAAAATCTTGGGTTTAGAAGCAACACTAGATGATGAAACCCTGACAAAAGACGGTTTAAGTGATGCAGAAATTGAGGCTCTAATTCAGCAAAGACAGGACGCGAGAAAATCCAAAAATTTTGCCGAAAGCGATCGCATCCGCAACGAACTAC